The Desulfovulcanus ferrireducens DNA segment CTGGTGATTTTTGGGTCCACTTGAAGAGTGGATCGCAATAGATCCAGCCGACCTGGTTCAGCGGAATGCCGTCTCTGGCGTCATTCTGAGCCCCGCTAGAAGCGGGACACACTTTGCGGAAGAATTTTCTCTACATTGCACGATATTCTCTGTTGTAATCAGAGTAACATAAGTAAACGTTCAAAGTAACACTAAGTGGATGTCAAAAATCAATATTAAACGAGACAAACAAGGGTAGTTGAATAATTTATCTATTGTTGTTGCTCATGTGCGTGTTCGTGAGCCGGAATTACCTCTCCTGTAACAGGATCGTGTTCATGATCGTGTTCATGAGGGTGTGAGTGGACCAAATCCCCATGCTTATGCTCGTGTTCATGGACGAATTTTGCGTATTTGGACTCTTTTTGGGAGCCGCAACCACATCCTTTACACATTTTGACCTCCAAAAAAACTGATTTCTTCTTATTTAACCCACCCTCGCCTAAATAGCAAACAAAAATTTTATAAACCCAAGAGCGCGTTATTTCGAACGTGCTCTGCTATCTTTTTCAAAAAAATCTTTAGAGCCACTGAAGAATCATAAGCCAAGAAGAAGCGGGTTCAGTTGTAAGCGAACAAGGTAAGTGCGCAAATAGGCTGCCAGTTGTCTGCCCCCCACCTTTTAGTGTGCGCATCTGCAAGTTTTTCATTTTCTGTTTTTTTGCAGAGTTTTTGCTGTATTTTTTGGGTGTTTTTTTACAAAAAGAGTAAAAAACGTGCTAGTTTTTACAATATTGTAATTTTTAATTTTACAAAAAAGAGATACAGTTTTGTAATATGTTGTTTTCTTTGAGAGAAGACAAAATTGTATGTTACTTGCAAATAATTACAACTTTGAAAAAAGTCGGAGAGGGTATGTTAATCAAACAAGTTTTTTATCCTAATAGGAGGTAAAAGGAATGAATAGTGCTGATACCGCTTTTATCATGGTCTCTGCTGCGCTGGTATTACTCATGACTCCAGGCCTGGCTCTCTTTTACGGGGGCATGGTGCGGAAAAAGAATGTTTTGGGTACTATTATGCAGAGTTTCATTATGATAGCCCTGATCAGTTTTGAATGGGTTTATCTTGGCTACACAATGTCTTTTGGTCCAGATGTTGGTGGTCTGATAGGAAACTTGTCCTGGTTTGGCTTGAACGGGGTAGGGCTCGAACCTAATCCTGATTACGCGCCTACGATTCCTCAACTAGTTTTTATGATTTACCAATGCATGTTTGCTGTAATCACGCCGGCCCTTATTACTGGCGCTTTTGCTGAAAGGATGCGCTTTGGTCCGTTTCTTGTTTTTAGTTTGCTGTGGGCAATACTTGTTTATAATCCTGTATGTCATTGGATTTGGGGGGCTGGCGGTTGGCTAAAAGCAAAAGGAGTTCTTGACTTTGCAGGAGGATTGGTAGTGCATTTGACATGTGGTGCAGCAGCGCTGGCTGCAGCCATTATTCTTGGCCCACGCAAAGGGTATGGTCGGGAAAGTTTTTTCCCGCACAACTTGCCTATGACCTTGTTGGGAACAGGGCTTCTCTGGTTTGGTTGGTTTGGCTTTAATGGTGGTAGTGCTCTGGCTGCAGATGGTATCGCTGGTACTGCTTTTGTGGCTACTCATCTAGGAGGTATGGCTGGTATGGCCATGTGGATTTTGATCGAATGGATACATGCTGGCAAACCAACTACACTAGGTGCTGCCTCCGGAGCTATTGCTGGCCTGGCAACAATTACCCCTGCTGCTGGTTTTGTTGGCCCCAACTCAGCCATAGTCATAGGCTTGCTGGCTGGTGTGTGTTGTTATATGGGAGTTATGGCTAAAAAATATTTTGGTTATGACGACAGTTTGGATGTAGTAGGAATTCATGGGCTTGGCGGACTGGTTGGGACTTTATGTGTAGGTATATTTGCTTCTAGGGCAGTTAATCCCGGGGGAGCAGACGGACTTTTGAGCGGTAATGTTTCGCTACTAGGAACTCAATTTTTGGGTGTAGTAGTTGTGGGTGTGTATGCTCTTGTTGTAAGCTGGATTTTATTGAAAGTTATTGATGCAGTCTTTGGCCTGCGCGTCTCTTCAGAAGATGAAGTAATGGGTATTGACATTAGCGAACATAGTGAAACTGCATATAATTAAATGTAGCAGGGTAAAAGGCAAAAGGATTGCGTAGAGAAAATTTTGCCTTGTGGGATTTTTAACTTATATATTGTTTTTCGTATTGTGCTTAAAGTGAACATTAAAGGAGCGTTTTATGAAAAAAATAGAGATTATCACACGTCCTTATAAACTTGACGAAATCAAGGCCAGTCTTACTGAACTGGGGATTAAGGGTATGACCGTCACTGAAGTAAAGGGGTTTGGCCGGCAAAAAGGACATCGGGAAGTCTATCGCGGTGCTGAGTATCAAGTGGATTTCTTGCCTAAAGTTAAAATTGAAGTGGTGGTCGACGACAGTTTAGTAGCTGAGGTTGTCCGGACGACTCAGGATGCAGCCCGCACCGGCAAGGTAGGGGATGGTAAAATATTTATCCTGCCGGTAGATGAGGTAATCCGTATCCGTACTGGAGAGCAAGGGAGCGCGGCTATTTAACCGAGAAAATAGAGCCGAGGGCTGACTAAAGAGCCTGTGGCCGAATCTTTTTATCAACTTAATTTCCAAGGTTTATTTCAGTCTTGGTTCCTTTCATGCTGGTACAAAGACTTGGACCCATCTAAAATTTGCTTGTGGACAGAGCATAATGGGATACTTTGGGTAAAAAATATTCTTTTTACTATCGATAGTTATGGTCAATCTCGCAAAATATTTAGCACATTCATCCCGATGCTCTGTTCTTCCGCAAGCTTCATTAAGATTGGGTTACCCAAGCCATTTGTAATGCATTTCAGAAACCAAGACTTTCAATCAGCGGCTAAAATGGGGTTTGGCCACAGGCTTAAAAGTGGCTTGAAGTGTAACTAGTTTTTTGTTTCGAATTTTCTTTTAAATATTATTTAAATATTAAGCGTTCAGCTTTCAATCTTAAAGGGTAGGGTAAAGTAAAAAGTTGATCCCTGGCCAGGTGTAGATTCAGCCCAGATCCGGCCTCCTAGTAACGTGACGATTTTTTTACACAGAGCCAGTCCCAGACCGGTTCCTCCATGTTGGCGAGTATATGAGCCATCAACCTGAGTAAATCGTTCAAAAATTAAATCCATTTTGTCCTTGGGAATGCCGCATCCGGTATCCCGGACAGCAAACAGGAGTGTGATTGAGTGCTCGTGAGTTAGCTCCTGGAGCCGGACAAGGATTTTTATTTCTCCTTTGTCTGTAAATTTAATGGCATTCCCGACCAGGTTGACCAAGACCTGGCGCACTCTTGAAACATCTCCTATGAGTAAATCAGGAATACCCTGATCAATATGATAAGAGATGCGCAGCCCTTTTTTCTGAGCCTGATGCATGAATATGTCCAGAATAGAATCCAGGGTTTTTGTCAAAAAAAAGTTTTCTTCCTTTATTTCGAGCTGTCCGTATTTAATAAGAGACATATCCAGGAGATCGTCTATAAGTGTAGATAAGCCCTGGGCGGCTTTATAGACGATATTCAGATTTTCTTTGGCCTCATCGTCAATTGTCGACAGGAGAACAAGCTCGGTCATACCCAGGATTGCATTCAAAGGAGTTCTCAATTCATGGCTTAAATTGGCCAGGAACTCATTTTTGACCTGGTTGGCTTCTTTGGCCTTTTTTTGGGCCAGGATAAGTTTTTTTTCGATATTTTTTCTTTCTTCGATTTCATGTTTTAAGTCTTCATTGGTTTTGACTAGTTCACTGGTTCGTTCGGCAACTAATTGTTCCAGCTCTTCTTTATGTTTTATAAGCTCCTGCTCAGTCTT contains these protein-coding regions:
- a CDS encoding P-II family nitrogen regulator, giving the protein MKKIEIITRPYKLDEIKASLTELGIKGMTVTEVKGFGRQKGHREVYRGAEYQVDFLPKVKIEVVVDDSLVAEVVRTTQDAARTGKVGDGKIFILPVDEVIRIRTGEQGSAAI
- a CDS encoding ATP-binding protein, with translation MDKTKKQHIWGLPLAHDVYSPNGRFLLSKGTRLEPAHLRILSIWGVEKILVHDPKDFSPKEISLTDLLPPVRYQPRSLSLTRPDISPHDQESVLLKQVIQDGVSLGSFETSLNQLESPLIILEETESKIKKYFHFETTSFFLINEDNSDLTPAFFYPKKSKSFWTKVLDSLILERFIFQAITKQKSIVVSAPDQDKTFLIHALATKSRTRGIFLGLLNGEDDFYPVKQLLLSIIMFCSAHMLESYELYSQIKKKNTQLEKSLQKLKKTEQELIKHKEELEQLVAERTSELVKTNEDLKHEIEERKNIEKKLILAQKKAKEANQVKNEFLANLSHELRTPLNAILGMTELVLLSTIDDEAKENLNIVYKAAQGLSTLIDDLLDMSLIKYGQLEIKEENFFLTKTLDSILDIFMHQAQKKGLRISYHIDQGIPDLLIGDVSRVRQVLVNLVGNAIKFTDKGEIKILVRLQELTHEHSITLLFAVRDTGCGIPKDKMDLIFERFTQVDGSYTRQHGGTGLGLALCKKIVTLLGGRIWAESTPGQGSTFYFTLPFKIES
- a CDS encoding ammonium transporter, with product MNSADTAFIMVSAALVLLMTPGLALFYGGMVRKKNVLGTIMQSFIMIALISFEWVYLGYTMSFGPDVGGLIGNLSWFGLNGVGLEPNPDYAPTIPQLVFMIYQCMFAVITPALITGAFAERMRFGPFLVFSLLWAILVYNPVCHWIWGAGGWLKAKGVLDFAGGLVVHLTCGAAALAAAIILGPRKGYGRESFFPHNLPMTLLGTGLLWFGWFGFNGGSALAADGIAGTAFVATHLGGMAGMAMWILIEWIHAGKPTTLGAASGAIAGLATITPAAGFVGPNSAIVIGLLAGVCCYMGVMAKKYFGYDDSLDVVGIHGLGGLVGTLCVGIFASRAVNPGGADGLLSGNVSLLGTQFLGVVVVGVYALVVSWILLKVIDAVFGLRVSSEDEVMGIDISEHSETAYN